In Sphingopyxis sp. FD7, a single window of DNA contains:
- a CDS encoding P-II family nitrogen regulator, producing MKLILAIIKPFKLDEVREALTGLGIAGMTVTEVKGFGRQKGQTEIYRGAEYATNMVPKVKIELVCDDALAPRVVETLQQSAGTGSIGDGKIFVLDVGQAVRIRTGETGEAAL from the coding sequence ATGAAGCTGATCCTGGCAATCATCAAACCGTTCAAGCTCGACGAGGTGCGCGAAGCGCTCACCGGGCTGGGCATCGCCGGCATGACCGTGACCGAGGTCAAGGGGTTCGGGCGGCAGAAGGGGCAGACCGAAATCTATCGCGGCGCCGAATATGCCACCAACATGGTGCCCAAGGTGAAGATCGAGCTCGTCTGCGACGACGCGCTCGCACCGCGGGTGGTCGAAACGCTGCAGCAAAGCGCCGGCACCGGTTCGATCGGCGATGGCAAGATTTTCGTGCTCGACGTGGGTCAGGCGGTGCGCATCCGCACCGGCGAGACCGGCGAGGCGGCTCTCTAA
- a CDS encoding TonB-dependent receptor: MNARASLLAGLSSLALVATPAMAQDAAAEDDGNIIIVTATKRDANLQDIPFSINAQTAEDIQKSGAVTLEDLSRNVAGLSVQNLGPGQSQVSVRGVSAGQVVRDQPGVKEQVGVYLDESVISLSLFTPDIDLYDLNRVETLRGPQGTLFGSGSVGGTIRYITNQPKIGVMEGSVEANLNLVDGDDIGGHLKGAVNVPMGDNAAMRAVGYYTRYGGFINAIGPAGKEDVNSGERYGGRLALTFEPSDNLSITPRVVYQKVKADGFNRQEIYNLYANEFTTTRPTVTFDEREQYLLLREAFEDETLIADLKIDVGLGGATLTSVTSYINRDILVSRDASALTGSVSVDLGFPDAGVLLPSNLLDTTDLETWTQEVRVASDNDGPFQWLVGGFYSKIDRVYAQRLPTPGYDAFTDATLGAGTSAAVANGFPADSPYNADLPYDIKQFAIFGEVSYDITDAFTATAGGRYYDFKETRSFVSGGLFANGDNRTDSTKSSGFTPRFLLSYDVSDNVTVNAQASKGFRLGGVNDPLNLPLCSPDDEALFGSFQDYDDETLWNYELGVKTQGRGFTFNAAGFYNDIKNLQVTLDAGTCSSRIVFNVPKAHSMGVEFELGLSPADGLDLNLSGSLIEAEFDSTLPGALTAATGIRDGNRLPSVPKFQLSASGSYEWPIGDSASMYVAASFQHVGTRYTQPADQENNPRTFVHGLPFGGAPAGASTTVDLQLPDYQLVNLSAGVDFDNGLSLIAYVNNVFDENALLSFDRERGGRARLGYSVGQPRTFGITARKTF, from the coding sequence ATGAATGCACGGGCATCATTGCTCGCGGGCCTGTCGTCGCTTGCGCTTGTCGCGACCCCGGCCATGGCGCAGGACGCCGCCGCCGAGGATGACGGCAACATCATCATCGTCACGGCGACGAAACGCGACGCCAATCTTCAGGACATTCCCTTTTCGATCAACGCGCAAACCGCCGAAGACATCCAGAAATCGGGCGCGGTGACGCTCGAGGATCTGTCGCGCAATGTCGCGGGCCTGTCGGTGCAGAACCTCGGCCCCGGCCAGAGCCAGGTGTCGGTGCGCGGCGTCTCCGCGGGGCAGGTCGTGCGCGATCAGCCGGGGGTCAAGGAACAGGTCGGCGTCTATCTCGACGAAAGCGTCATCTCGCTTTCGCTCTTCACCCCCGACATCGACCTTTACGATTTGAACCGCGTCGAAACGCTGCGCGGGCCGCAGGGCACTTTGTTCGGATCGGGGTCGGTCGGCGGCACGATCCGCTATATCACCAATCAGCCCAAGATCGGCGTGATGGAAGGCAGCGTCGAGGCGAACCTCAACCTCGTCGACGGCGACGACATCGGCGGCCATCTGAAGGGTGCGGTCAATGTGCCGATGGGCGACAATGCCGCAATGCGCGCGGTCGGATATTATACGCGCTACGGCGGCTTCATCAACGCGATCGGCCCGGCGGGCAAGGAGGATGTCAACAGCGGCGAACGCTATGGCGGCCGCCTCGCGCTGACCTTTGAACCCAGCGACAATCTGTCGATCACTCCGCGCGTCGTCTATCAGAAGGTCAAGGCCGACGGGTTCAACCGTCAGGAAATCTATAACCTCTACGCCAATGAGTTCACGACGACGCGCCCCACGGTGACGTTCGACGAGCGCGAGCAATATCTGCTGCTGCGCGAGGCGTTCGAGGACGAGACGCTGATCGCAGACCTCAAGATCGACGTCGGACTCGGCGGCGCGACGCTGACTTCGGTGACGAGCTATATCAACCGCGACATCCTCGTCAGCCGCGACGCGAGCGCGCTCACCGGGTCGGTGTCGGTCGACCTCGGCTTCCCCGACGCGGGCGTGCTGCTGCCCTCGAACCTGCTCGACACCACCGACCTGGAAACCTGGACGCAGGAGGTCCGCGTCGCGTCGGACAATGACGGGCCGTTCCAGTGGCTCGTCGGCGGCTTCTATTCCAAGATCGACCGCGTCTATGCCCAGCGGCTGCCGACGCCGGGCTATGACGCCTTCACCGATGCAACGCTGGGCGCCGGCACCTCGGCGGCGGTGGCAAATGGTTTTCCGGCCGATTCGCCCTACAACGCCGATCTGCCCTATGACATCAAGCAGTTCGCGATCTTCGGCGAGGTCAGCTACGACATAACCGACGCCTTCACGGCCACCGCGGGCGGGCGCTATTACGACTTCAAGGAAACGCGCAGCTTCGTCTCCGGCGGGCTGTTCGCCAACGGCGACAACCGCACCGACAGCACCAAGTCGAGCGGCTTCACCCCGCGTTTCCTGCTGTCCTACGACGTCAGCGACAATGTCACGGTGAATGCGCAGGCGTCGAAGGGCTTCCGCCTCGGCGGGGTCAACGATCCCCTGAACCTGCCGCTCTGCTCACCCGACGACGAAGCGCTGTTCGGCAGCTTTCAGGATTATGACGACGAAACGCTGTGGAATTACGAGCTGGGCGTGAAGACGCAGGGGCGCGGGTTCACCTTCAATGCCGCGGGCTTCTACAACGATATCAAGAATCTCCAGGTCACGCTCGATGCGGGCACCTGTTCGTCGCGCATCGTCTTCAACGTGCCCAAGGCGCATTCGATGGGCGTCGAGTTCGAGCTGGGGCTGTCGCCCGCCGACGGGCTCGACCTCAACCTGTCGGGCAGCCTCATCGAGGCCGAGTTCGACTCGACACTGCCGGGGGCGCTGACGGCGGCGACGGGCATCCGCGACGGCAACCGCCTGCCCTCGGTGCCCAAGTTCCAGCTTTCGGCGTCGGGCAGCTATGAATGGCCGATCGGCGACAGCGCGAGCATGTATGTCGCGGCGTCGTTCCAGCATGTCGGCACGCGCTACACCCAGCCGGCGGATCAGGAAAATAATCCGCGCACCTTCGTCCACGGCCTGCCCTTCGGCGGGGCGCCGGCCGGGGCATCGACGACGGTCGACCTGCAACTGCCCGACTATCAGCTCGTCAACCTGAGCGCGGGGGTCGATTTCGACAATGGCCTGTCGCTGATCGCCTATGTCAACAATGTCTTCGACGAAAATGCGCTGCTCTCGTTCGATCGCGAGCGCGGCGGACGCGCGCGCCTCGGCTACAGCGTCGGACAGCCTCGCACGTTCGGCATCACGGCGCGCAAGACATTCTGA
- a CDS encoding endonuclease/exonuclease/phosphatase family protein translates to MIKVASYNMRKGIGLDRRRDPGRVLAVLRELDADIIALQEADRRFGTRASAIPPHMFEEHSDYVPVDLLHGRPYAIGWHGNALLVRRGAAVEESHALHLPTLEPRGAVAATVRIGGTRLRVVGMHLDISGLRRRQQARAILHHVAEGEKLPTILMGDCNEWRRTGGCLADFGAEHRLVDTGHSFHSRRPVAKLDRIFASPDLDPVDAGVHRSPLAARASDHLPIWARFKAI, encoded by the coding sequence ATGATCAAGGTCGCCAGCTATAATATGCGCAAAGGCATCGGGCTCGACCGACGCCGCGATCCCGGCCGCGTGCTTGCGGTGCTGCGCGAACTCGACGCCGACATTATCGCCTTGCAGGAGGCCGACCGCCGCTTCGGCACGCGCGCGAGCGCGATCCCGCCGCACATGTTCGAGGAGCATAGCGATTATGTGCCCGTCGACCTGCTCCACGGCCGTCCCTATGCGATCGGCTGGCACGGCAATGCGCTGCTCGTGCGCAGGGGCGCCGCGGTCGAGGAAAGCCACGCGCTCCACCTGCCGACGCTCGAGCCCAGAGGCGCGGTTGCCGCGACGGTACGCATCGGCGGCACGCGGCTGCGCGTCGTCGGGATGCACCTCGACATTTCGGGGCTGCGCCGCCGCCAGCAGGCGCGCGCGATCCTGCATCATGTCGCCGAGGGCGAAAAGCTGCCGACGATCCTGATGGGCGACTGCAACGAATGGCGTCGCACCGGCGGCTGCCTTGCCGACTTCGGCGCCGAGCACCGGCTGGTCGATACCGGACACAGCTTTCACAGCCGCCGCCCGGTCGCCAAGCTCGACCGCATCTTCGCCTCGCCCGACCTCGACCCGGTCGATGCAGGGGTGCACCGCAGCCCGCTGGCGGCGCGCGCGTCCGATCACCTGCCGATCTGGGCGCGGTTCAAGGCAATTTGA
- a CDS encoding VOC family protein yields the protein MALKIGSELTCSMGVRDMTASIAWYERVMQCELLYRADGIGWCELKTPMAGVNIGLSQVESVTQGGGATNVFEVADIAEAKAHLDAEGVRQDGGIQHIAGLVKLLTFYDPDGNAFMFSQSEMAA from the coding sequence ATGGCATTGAAGATCGGGTCCGAGCTTACCTGTTCGATGGGGGTCAGGGACATGACCGCGTCGATCGCCTGGTACGAGCGGGTGATGCAGTGCGAACTGCTCTATCGCGCCGACGGGATCGGCTGGTGCGAACTCAAGACCCCGATGGCGGGGGTCAATATCGGGCTCAGTCAGGTCGAGAGCGTTACGCAGGGCGGCGGCGCGACCAATGTGTTCGAGGTCGCCGACATTGCGGAAGCAAAAGCGCATCTCGACGCCGAGGGCGTGCGGCAGGACGGCGGCATTCAGCACATAGCGGGGCTGGTCAAACTCCTGACATTCTACGACCCCGACGGCAACGCCTTCATGTTTTCGCAATCCGAAATGGCGGCATGA
- a CDS encoding putative signal transducing protein: MPLVELVRLPNGAEAELLRGRLESAGVHAVCFDAGMNIAESVGLMIPVRIMVLDEDLAEARALMAEFGAN; the protein is encoded by the coding sequence ATGCCGCTCGTCGAGCTGGTGCGCCTGCCCAATGGCGCCGAGGCCGAATTGCTGCGCGGCCGTCTCGAAAGCGCCGGCGTCCACGCGGTCTGCTTCGACGCGGGCATGAATATCGCCGAAAGCGTCGGGTTGATGATCCCGGTGCGCATCATGGTGCTCGACGAGGATCTGGCCGAGGCGCGGGCGTTGATGGCAGAGTTCGGCGCGAACTGA
- a CDS encoding ammonium transporter produces the protein MTFAKKIAAGAGAVGLSLFAALPVWAQEAAPAVAEAAAPTPDKGDTAWMMISTVLVMAMIVPGLALFYGGLVRTKNMASVLTQILAVAALAMILWVMFGYSLAFGGDANQFLSAGKMFLAGVTADSTVATFTDGVVIPEFVFIAFQMTFSAITVALVLGGLVERMKFSAVMVFAIIWLTIVYYPIAHMVWYLGGDEASTGLIFGWGALDFAGGTVVHINAGIAALVGCLIIGKRTGYQKEIMAPHSLTMTLVGTGLLWVGWFGFNAGSALEANGSAGLALINTFTATAAGVLFWMLTERALGHKGSLLGACSGAIAGLVAVTPAAGNSGPFGAILLGAVAGIVCCWFVMKMKPKLGFDDSLDVFGIHGLGGIIGSVGTAVTMLAVLGGPAGDDYVLGSQLWIQVKSVLVAILWSGIGSAIAFYVAKLVTGGRVSAEVEREGLDLGEHGERAYNY, from the coding sequence ATGACGTTCGCAAAGAAAATTGCGGCGGGCGCCGGGGCCGTGGGCCTTTCGCTGTTCGCCGCGCTGCCCGTCTGGGCGCAAGAGGCGGCGCCCGCCGTCGCCGAGGCCGCCGCGCCGACGCCCGACAAGGGCGATACCGCGTGGATGATGATTTCGACCGTGCTCGTCATGGCGATGATCGTGCCGGGTCTTGCGCTCTTTTATGGCGGCCTCGTCCGCACCAAGAATATGGCGTCGGTGCTCACGCAGATTCTGGCGGTCGCCGCGCTCGCGATGATCCTGTGGGTGATGTTCGGCTACAGCCTCGCCTTCGGCGGCGACGCCAACCAGTTCCTCTCCGCGGGCAAGATGTTCCTCGCTGGCGTCACCGCCGATTCGACCGTCGCGACCTTCACCGACGGCGTCGTGATCCCCGAATTCGTGTTCATCGCCTTCCAGATGACCTTCTCCGCCATCACCGTCGCGCTCGTGCTCGGCGGGCTCGTCGAGCGCATGAAATTCTCGGCGGTGATGGTGTTCGCGATCATCTGGCTCACCATCGTCTATTATCCGATCGCACATATGGTCTGGTATCTCGGCGGTGACGAGGCTTCGACCGGGCTGATCTTCGGCTGGGGCGCGCTCGATTTCGCGGGCGGCACCGTCGTCCACATCAATGCGGGTATCGCGGCGCTCGTCGGCTGCCTGATCATCGGCAAGCGTACGGGCTATCAGAAGGAAATCATGGCGCCGCACTCGCTGACGATGACGCTCGTCGGCACCGGGCTCCTGTGGGTGGGCTGGTTCGGCTTCAACGCCGGCTCCGCGCTCGAAGCCAATGGTTCGGCGGGCCTTGCCCTCATCAACACCTTCACCGCCACCGCCGCCGGCGTCCTCTTCTGGATGCTCACGGAACGCGCGCTCGGCCACAAGGGGTCGCTGCTCGGCGCCTGTTCGGGGGCGATCGCCGGTCTTGTCGCGGTCACCCCGGCCGCGGGTAATTCGGGTCCGTTCGGCGCGATCCTGCTCGGCGCGGTTGCGGGTATCGTCTGCTGCTGGTTCGTGATGAAGATGAAACCGAAGCTCGGCTTCGACGACTCGCTCGACGTGTTCGGCATCCACGGCCTCGGCGGCATCATCGGCTCGGTCGGCACCGCGGTGACGATGCTGGCGGTGCTCGGCGGTCCGGCGGGCGACGATTATGTCCTCGGCAGCCAGCTCTGGATCCAGGTCAAGTCGGTCCTCGTTGCGATCCTCTGGTCCGGCATCGGCTCGGCGATCGCCTTCTATGTCGCAAAGCTGGTCACCGGCGGGCGCGTCTCGGCAGAGGTGGAGCGCGAAGGGCTCGACCTCGGCGAACATGGAGAGCGCGCCTACAATTATTGA